CACATAAGTTAGATGACCAACCTTTGATCCATTATCAATGGAAGCATTTTTTATTTCAACAAAATTTCCAATGTGGACATGTTCTTTTAAGTCAGTATGAGGTCTTAGGTGGGCATATGGACCTACATCAGAATAATCACCAATATTAGATTGTTGAATGGTTGAAGATTTAATTTCTACATGGTTACCTATGACACTATCAATGATGGTTGAATGTGAACGAATGACACAATTGTTACCAATAATAGTGTTACCTTTGATCATGACACCAGGTTCAATAACAGTATCTGCACCAATAACCACATCTGATTCAATGTATGTATTGTCCGGATCAATAAATGACACGCCTTGTCTCATATGCTGTTCATTGATTCGCTTTTTCATTAATTGGTTTGCTTTAGCTAAGGCAACACGATCATTGACACCCATAGACTCTTCTTCAGATCCCATCGTGTAGGCAGTCACGACTTCACCTTGTTGTTTTAAAATACTAATGACATCAGGTAGATAATATTCTCCTTGAGCATTATCATTTCCAACTTTTGTTAAAGCATTAAATAAAAATTGGTTATCAAAACAGTAAGTACCCGTATTAAATTCTTTTATAGCGAGTTCTGATTCTGAAGCGTCTTTTTGTTCAACAATTTTCTCGACTAAATTTTCGTCATTTCGAATGATACGCCCATATCCAGTCGCGTCTTCTGCAACTGCAGAGAGGATTGTTGCTTTTGCGTTTAGTTGTTCATGATGATTGACTAATTTTGTTAATGTTTCCTTTGTTAGTAGAGGAGTATCACCACAAATTACCAAGGTAGTCCCTTCTTTATCTTTCAATAAATCAGCTGTTGCCAAAACAGCATGACCTGTTCCTAACTGTTCTGTTTGTAAGGCATATTTTGAGCGCTCACCTAATTGCTCTTGGACTTTTTCAGCACCATAGCCTACAACTGTTACAATATCTGTTGTATTTAATGGTTCAATTTGTTCGAATACGTGTTCAACCATGGGTTTTCCAGCAACAGGATGTAATACTTTATATAATGATGACTTCATACGAGAGCCTTTTCCTGCTGCTAAAATAATAGCATATCTATTTTTCACGTTATTGACACTCCTTAAGTGTAGTTTTAAACACTTTATTCTAACAAAAAAAGAGCTTGATATTCAAGCCCTTAATTTTATCTAGTCCTTTTTTTCCATAATTGAAAAGTAATTACCAGGTACAACTGTGATGTTTTTAGTTTTTGTGTCAACTTCTTTTACACAAA
This genomic stretch from Vagococcus sp. CY52-2 harbors:
- the glmU gene encoding bifunctional UDP-N-acetylglucosamine diphosphorylase/glucosamine-1-phosphate N-acetyltransferase GlmU; protein product: MKNRYAIILAAGKGSRMKSSLYKVLHPVAGKPMVEHVFEQIEPLNTTDIVTVVGYGAEKVQEQLGERSKYALQTEQLGTGHAVLATADLLKDKEGTTLVICGDTPLLTKETLTKLVNHHEQLNAKATILSAVAEDATGYGRIIRNDENLVEKIVEQKDASESELAIKEFNTGTYCFDNQFLFNALTKVGNDNAQGEYYLPDVISILKQQGEVVTAYTMGSEEESMGVNDRVALAKANQLMKKRINEQHMRQGVSFIDPDNTYIESDVVIGADTVIEPGVMIKGNTIIGNNCVIRSHSTIIDSVIGNHVEIKSSTIQQSNIGDYSDVGPYAHLRPHTDLKEHVHIGNFVEIKNASIDNGSKVGHLTYVGDATLGKDINIGCGTVFANYDGKNKHHITVGNHVFIGSGTILVAPLTVEDNSMTAAGSTITKDISKNDLGIARSRQENLKNYAKKLPYNK